GCGCCGGTGGCACCCGAGGTGCCGGTGGTTCCCGGTGCCGTCGTGCCCCCGCCGGTCACGACGCCCGGCACGGATGGGCAGCAGCCTGCCCCGACGACCGGTGCGGAAACCGGCACGACCGTGCCGCCCACTTCCACGACGGTGGATCCGACCATCCTGCAAGCGCCGCCGCCTCCGGTTTCGAACACCACGACGCCGTCGCAGACCGCGCCACCGCCCCCGTCGAGCACGCCGGGTCCGTCGGTGCCCAGCGAGGCTCCTCCGTCGACATCGGCTTCTTCCCCGACTCCCGCTCCGACGACGACGGCATCGTCGCCGCGGTCGACGCAGGACGGACCGGGAGCAGATTTCGCTCCGGGGTCCGTGACCACTTCGGAAGGCGGCTAGAAGTACAGAACGACCCGGGCCCGGCAGCATGTGCTGTCGGGCCCGGGTCGTTCGTGGAAGTGACGTGATGCGTGGTCCGCGTGGGGAACAGTCGGTCAGGAATCCAGACCGTAGGGGTCGACGGGAAGAGCCTCGTTCATGGACGCGTCCGCGTAGCCGCGGCAGTAGTCCCAGGTGACGTAGGCGTCGGGGGACGGATCGAAGGCGGGCTCGTGCGGTCTGACGGTGCCGTCGACGAGCAGCTGCAGCAGGTTCGCCCGCAGCATGTCCCAGTCGTGGTAGTGGTCCTGGTGGCAGTCCTCGCAGCACACCACGAGTCCGCGGACGCCGCGGGGAGCCAACAGCGCCTCGTAGACGGCCAGGTCTGCGAGGTCCTCTTCCACCGCGAGCCGCTCCGCAGGATCCAGGGGCTGGCCCGGCTCGATCGCGTCCAGTGCTGCGGACGGATCGTCGGGGTCTCCTGCGAACGGGTCCGGTGGGAGTCCGGGAGGCAACTGATCACGCACGACTCCACGGTACGCAGACCGAGGGGGTCTGCGCCAGCGGTCGCCAGGGGACACGCCGTGAAATCACACGGGGTGATGTGACGAACATCGGGGAACAGGGTGGGAGCCGAGCTTGTTCCCCGAACAGATAACATGAAGGGGTGCGTGCCGCTCTCCAACCGCCCGTCGGTGCGACGAGCGCGCACAGCCTTCATTCATTCCTGCTGTCGGACGGTTCTGCCGTCCGCTCCCATCGACTGTCACGGAGGGTCCGAACCGCATGAGTAGTACCGGAGGGCGCGTGCACACCGGCGGTGACGACCCGAACAAGGTCGCAATGCTGGGTCTGACCTTCGACGACGTGCTGCTGCTTCCCGCGGCTTCCGACGTCGTTCCGAGTCAGGTCGACACGTCGAGTCAGCTCACCCGCGAGATCCGCCTGCGGATCCCGCTGGTCAGCTCCGCGATGGACACCGTCACCGAGTCCCGCATGGCCATCGCGATGGCCCGGGCCGGTGGTATGGGCGTGCTGCACCGCAACATGCCTACCGAGGTGCAGGCCGCGCAGGTCGAGACCGTCAAGCGGTCGGAGGCCGGCATGGTCACCGATCCCGTCACCTGCAAGCCGACCGACACGCTGGCCGAGGTCGACGCGAAGTGCGCGCGATTCCGCATCTCGGGTCTGCCGGTCACCGACGACGAGGGTCAGCTCGTCGGCATCATCACCAACCGCGACATGCGCTTCGAGGTCGACCAGAACCGCCCGGTCGCCGAGGTCATGACGAAGGCTCCGCTGGTCACGGCCCGCGAAGGCGTCACCGCTGAGGCCGCGCTCGGTCTCCTGCGTCGCCACAAGATCGAGAAGCTGCCGATCGTCGACGGTCAGGGCAAGCTCACCGGCCTGATCACCGTCAAGGACTTCGTCAAGACCGAGCAGCACCCCAACGCCACGAAGGACCGCGACGGCCGTCTGCTCGTCGGTGCCGCCGTGGGCGTCGGCGACGACTCCTGGACCCGCGCCATGACGCTGGTCGATGCCGGAGCCGACGTTCTCGTCGTCGACAGCGCCCACGGCCACTCGGCCAACGTGCTGTCGATGATCTCGAAGCTCAAGAGCGAGGTCGGCGACCGCGTGCAGATCATCGGCGGCAACGTCGCGACCCGCGAGGGCACCGAGGCGCTCATCAACGCCGGCGTCGACGCGGTCAAGGTCGGTATCGGCCCCGGCTCGATCTGCACCACGCGTGTCGTCGCGGGTGTCGGCGCGCCGCAGATCACGGCGATCCTCGAGGCGTCCACGGTGGCGCGCGCCCACGGCGTGCCGGTCATCGCCGACGGCGGTATGCAGTTCTCCGGCGACGTCGCCAAGGCTCTGGCGGCCGGTGCGTCCACCGCGATGCTCGGTTCGCTGCTCGCCGGCACCACGGAGTCCCCGGGTGAGCTGATCCTGGTGAACGGCAAGCAGTTCAAGAGCTACCGCGGCATGGGCTCGCTGGGCGCGATGCAGAGCCGCGGCGAGGCCAAGTCGTACTCGAAGGACCGCTACTTCCAGGACGACGTGCTCTCCGAGGACAAGCTCGTGCCCGAGGGCATCGAGGGACGCGTGCCGTTCCGCGGCCCGCTGCAGCAGGTCACGCACCAGCTCATCGGTGGCCTGCGCGCAGCGATGGGTTACGCCGGCGCGACGACGATCGAGCAACTGCAGGAGGCGCAGTTCGTGCAGATCACCGCCGCCGGCCTCAAGGAGAGCCACCCGCACGACATCACGATCACTGCCGAGGCACCGAACTACGTGGTCCGGTAGTTTTCGCGTTCGCAGCAGGGTCCCGTTCCGATTAGGACGGGAGCATCGTCCAAGAGGAGAAAGGGGCGCGCGTGCGCGACCTCGTTGAAATCGGCATGGGTCGCACGGCCCGACGTACGTACGAGCTGGGCGACGTCGACATCGTCCCGTCGCGCCGGACGCGGTCGTCGAAGGAGGTGTCGACGGCCTGGCAGATCGACGCCTACCGTTTCGACATCCCGGTGCTGGCGCACCCCACCGACGCGCTGGTGTCGCCCACCTTCGCGATCGAGCTGGGCAAGGCCGGCGGTCTCGGTGTCATCAACGGCGAGGGCCTGTGGGGTCGTCATGCCGATGTCGACGCCGTCGTCACCCGTCTCGCGGAGATCGCGAGCACGGATCCGCGCGCAGCCGTCCGTTACCTGCAGGAACTGCACATGGCTCCGCTGCAGGGCGATCTGCTGGCCGCGGCCGTCGCGCAGGTGCGGGATGCCGGGGTGACCACCGCGGTCCGCGTCAGCCCGCAGAATGCGCGCGCCCTCACGCCCGAGCTCGTGAAGGCGGGCATCGATCTCCTCGTCGTCCAGGGCACCATCATCTCGGCCGAGCATGTGGCCCACGGTGAGGACGAGCCGCTGAACCTCAAGACGTTCATCTCGGAGCTCGACGTGCCGGTCATCGCCGGTGGTGTCAGCGACCACCGCACCGCGCTGCATCTGATGCGCACGGGTGCGGCCGGTGTCATCGTCGGCTTCGGCTCCACGAAGCAGGCGACCACCACGTCCTCCTCGCTCGGTATCGGCATCCCGATGGCCACGGCCATCGCCGACGCCGCTGCGGCCCGGCGCGACTACCTCGACGAGACCGGGGGCCGTTACGTCCACGTGCTCGCCGACGGCGACATCGAGAACGCCGGCGACCTCGCGAAGGCGATCGCGTGCGGCGCCGACGCGGTGGTGCTCGGCGCGCCCCTGGCTCTCGCCGAGGAGGCCGCGGGTAAGGGCTGGTACTGGCCGTCCGTGGCCGGGCATCCGTCGATGCCGCGCGGCGCTGCGGTCCGGGTCGCCGAGGACGGGCGACCGGGCCTCGGCCGGGTGCTGTTCGGCCCGTCCGATGACCCCTCCGGTTCGCTCAATCTTGTGGGCGGCCTGCGTCGATCGATGGCGAAGGCCGGATACTCCGATCTGAAGGAATTCCAGAAGGTCGGTCTGTCGGTCCGCGGATAAGGACCTTCCCGGTACATCCCGATGGCCGGTCACAGCGTCGCAGGACGCGGTGACCGGCCATCGATTTTTCTCACACTTCGTTTTCGTGCAACTCCACGTAACGGGTAGAGTTGGGGCTGTGCCTGTAGTCACACCGCCGAAGTGCATACTTGCCGGTAACAACTCTCGCCGCTGGAGGTTCCATGGGTAAGCAACGGGTCACGGACTACGACGTCCTGATCGTCGGATCGGGTTTCGGTGGGAGCGTCACGGCGTTGCGCCTCGTGGAGAAGGGCTACAAGGTCGGCGTTCTCGAGGCCGGTCGCCGCTACGCCGACGCCGACTTCGCGAAGACCAGCTGGGACCTGCGCCGCTTCCTGTGGGCGCCCAAGCTCGGCTGCTTCGGCATTCAGCGCGTGCACCTGCTGCGCGACTGCCTGATCCTCGCCGGTGCCGGCGTGGGCGGCGGGTCGCTGAACTACGCGAACACCCTGTACAAGCCTCCGGCGCCGTTCTTCGAGGACCGCCAGTGGGCGCACATCACCGACTGGCAGGACGAACTGAGCCCGTACTACGACCAGGCGAAGCGGATGCTCGGCGTGGTGCAGTACGGCCGGATGACCGACGCCGACAAGGTGATCAAGTCGGTGGCCGACGACATGGGCGTCGGCGAGACCTTCATCCAGACGCCCGTGGGCGTGTTCTTCGGCGAACCCGGCCGCACGGTCGCCGATCCCTACTTCGGTGGCGTGGGTCCCGACCGCACCGGCTGCATCGAGTGCGGTGAGTGCATGACGGGATGCCGCCACGGTGCCAAGAACACCCTCGTGAAGAACTATCTGGGTCTCGCCGAGCGGGCGGGAGCCGAGATCGTCCCGCTGACCACCGTCACCGATCTCCGTCAGGCCGCCGACGGCACCTGGGACGTGATCACCGAACGCACCGGCGCGTGGGTCCGCAAGCGGCGGCGCACCTACACGGCCGCGCACGTCGTCCTTGCCGCCGGAACGTGGGGCACGCAGCACCTGCTGCACCACCTCAAGGACACCGGTGCGCTGCCCGAACTGTCCGACAAGGTCGGCGAACTGACCCGCACCAACTCCGAATCGATCGTCGGCGCCGGGAAGATGCGGATCGATCCCGATCTGAAGCTCACCGAGGGCGTCGCGATCACGTCGTCGTTCCACCCCACCCCCGACACGCACATCGAACCCGTGCGGTACGGCAAGGGATCGAACGCGATGGGCTTGCTGCAGACCCTCATGACCGACGGCGACGGACGCACCCCGCGCTGGGTGAAGTTCCTCGGGCAGGTCGTGCGGAACCCCGTGAAGATGCTGCGGATGCTCTCGGTGCACCGGTGGAGCGAGCGCACCATCATCGCGCTGGTGATGCAGAACCTCGACAACTCCATCACCACCTACACGACCAAGGGTGTGTTGGGCCGCCGCAGGGTCACGAGCAAACAGGGCCACGGGCAGCCGAATCCCACCTGGATCCCGGCCGGCAACGAGGCCACGCGCCGCATCGCCGAGAAGATCGACGGTGTCGCGGGCGGCACGTGGGGTGAGATCTTCAACATTCCGCTCACCGCACACTTCCTCGGTGGCGCCGTGATCGGATCCGATCGCGACCACGGGGTCATCGATCCGTACCACCGCGTCCACGGCTACCCGACGCTGAGCGTCGTCGACGGCGCCGCGGTCTCCGCGAACCTCGGTGTGAACCCCTCGCTCACCATCGCGGCGCAGGCTGAACGCGCTGCGTCGTTGTGGCCCAACAAGGGTGAGGACGACCAGCGTCCCGAGCAGGGACAGCCCTACCGTCGTATCGCGCCGATCGAACCGAAGAACCCCGTGGTGCCCGTCGACGCACCTGGTGCGTTGCGACTGCCGGTCGTCGAGGTCAAGCACAGCGGCGTCGCGTAGCGACCCGGAAGTGATCGGATGAGCGGCCGCGTCGGGAACACCCGGCGCGGCCGCTTAGACTGTTCGGGTGTCGTCGCAAAGCCAGCAGTCCAGACCGGTCGTCGTCGTCGATTTC
This window of the Rhodococcus pyridinivorans genome carries:
- a CDS encoding GuaB3 family IMP dehydrogenase-related protein, whose product is MRDLVEIGMGRTARRTYELGDVDIVPSRRTRSSKEVSTAWQIDAYRFDIPVLAHPTDALVSPTFAIELGKAGGLGVINGEGLWGRHADVDAVVTRLAEIASTDPRAAVRYLQELHMAPLQGDLLAAAVAQVRDAGVTTAVRVSPQNARALTPELVKAGIDLLVVQGTIISAEHVAHGEDEPLNLKTFISELDVPVIAGGVSDHRTALHLMRTGAAGVIVGFGSTKQATTTSSSLGIGIPMATAIADAAAARRDYLDETGGRYVHVLADGDIENAGDLAKAIACGADAVVLGAPLALAEEAAGKGWYWPSVAGHPSMPRGAAVRVAEDGRPGLGRVLFGPSDDPSGSLNLVGGLRRSMAKAGYSDLKEFQKVGLSVRG
- a CDS encoding DUF5319 domain-containing protein, encoding MRDQLPPGLPPDPFAGDPDDPSAALDAIEPGQPLDPAERLAVEEDLADLAVYEALLAPRGVRGLVVCCEDCHQDHYHDWDMLRANLLQLLVDGTVRPHEPAFDPSPDAYVTWDYCRGYADASMNEALPVDPYGLDS
- a CDS encoding GMC oxidoreductase translates to MGKQRVTDYDVLIVGSGFGGSVTALRLVEKGYKVGVLEAGRRYADADFAKTSWDLRRFLWAPKLGCFGIQRVHLLRDCLILAGAGVGGGSLNYANTLYKPPAPFFEDRQWAHITDWQDELSPYYDQAKRMLGVVQYGRMTDADKVIKSVADDMGVGETFIQTPVGVFFGEPGRTVADPYFGGVGPDRTGCIECGECMTGCRHGAKNTLVKNYLGLAERAGAEIVPLTTVTDLRQAADGTWDVITERTGAWVRKRRRTYTAAHVVLAAGTWGTQHLLHHLKDTGALPELSDKVGELTRTNSESIVGAGKMRIDPDLKLTEGVAITSSFHPTPDTHIEPVRYGKGSNAMGLLQTLMTDGDGRTPRWVKFLGQVVRNPVKMLRMLSVHRWSERTIIALVMQNLDNSITTYTTKGVLGRRRVTSKQGHGQPNPTWIPAGNEATRRIAEKIDGVAGGTWGEIFNIPLTAHFLGGAVIGSDRDHGVIDPYHRVHGYPTLSVVDGAAVSANLGVNPSLTIAAQAERAASLWPNKGEDDQRPEQGQPYRRIAPIEPKNPVVPVDAPGALRLPVVEVKHSGVA
- the guaB gene encoding IMP dehydrogenase encodes the protein MSSTGGRVHTGGDDPNKVAMLGLTFDDVLLLPAASDVVPSQVDTSSQLTREIRLRIPLVSSAMDTVTESRMAIAMARAGGMGVLHRNMPTEVQAAQVETVKRSEAGMVTDPVTCKPTDTLAEVDAKCARFRISGLPVTDDEGQLVGIITNRDMRFEVDQNRPVAEVMTKAPLVTAREGVTAEAALGLLRRHKIEKLPIVDGQGKLTGLITVKDFVKTEQHPNATKDRDGRLLVGAAVGVGDDSWTRAMTLVDAGADVLVVDSAHGHSANVLSMISKLKSEVGDRVQIIGGNVATREGTEALINAGVDAVKVGIGPGSICTTRVVAGVGAPQITAILEASTVARAHGVPVIADGGMQFSGDVAKALAAGASTAMLGSLLAGTTESPGELILVNGKQFKSYRGMGSLGAMQSRGEAKSYSKDRYFQDDVLSEDKLVPEGIEGRVPFRGPLQQVTHQLIGGLRAAMGYAGATTIEQLQEAQFVQITAAGLKESHPHDITITAEAPNYVVR